Genomic DNA from Microbacterium sp. NC79:
TCGGGAAACACCGGCATTGCACTCGCCCTGGTCGGCGCGGCCCGCGGCTACCGCGTGATCTTGACGATGCCCGCATCGATGTCGAAGGAGCGCCGTCTGCTGCTGAAGGCATTTGGTGCTGAGCTCGTGCTGACTGACCCGACGAAGGGTATGACGGGCGCGGTTGAAGAAGCCAAGCAGATCGTCGCCAACACGCCTGGTGCCATCTGGGCTCGCCAGTTTGAGAATGAGGCGAACCCGGCCATTCACCGCACCACGACCGCGGAAGAAATTCTGCGCGACACCGAGGGCAACGTGGATATTTTCGTGGCGGGCATCGGAACCGGTGGCACGATCACCGGTGTGGGGCAGGTGCTGAAAGAAAAGGTTCCGGGCGTGCAGGTGATCGCAGTGGAGCCCAAGGACTCCCCGATCCTCACCGAGGGGCACCCTGGTCCGCACAAGATTCAGGGCATTGGTCCGAACTTTGTGCCTGAGATTCTTGATCGCGGCGTCATCGATGAGGTCGTCGATGTTGAGTTTGACGACTCGTTGCGCGTTGCCCGCGAAGTCGCGGCACGCGAAGGCCTATTGGTCGGGATGTCATCGGGTGCGGCGATTTGGGCGGCACTTGAGGTTGCGAAGCGTCCGGAGAATGCGGGCAAGACGATCGTTGTGATCGTGCCAGACACCGGCGAGCGTTACCTCTCGACGGCCCTGTTCGAGGATTTACGCGAAGATTGATGCATGAGCATCATTTCTCGACTCCGTGAGGACCTGCAGGCGGCGAAGCTTCGCGACCCTGCCGCCCGAAACGGGGTGGAGATTGCGATTCTCTATCCGGGCTTGCATGCAATTTGGGCACACCGGGTCAACCATTGGCTGTGGCGACACAACGTGCGTTTTCTCGCGCGCGCAGGGTCGCAGTTCACCCGTTTTTTGACCGGGATTGAGATTCACCCGGGGGCGACGATCGGGCGACGCTTCTTCATCGACCACGGCGCAGGCATTGTGATCGGTGAAACCGCTGAGGTGGGTGACGACGTGATGCTGTATCACGGCGTCACCCTCGGCGGTCGCACCACGTCAGCCCCAGGCAAACGCCACCCCACGATTGGCGATGGCGTCGCCATCGGTGCTGGCGCCAAGGTGCTTGGCCCCATTGTGATTGGGCCGCACTCTGTCATCGGCGCGAATGCCGTTGTGACGAAGGATGCTCCGGCCGCGTCGGTCTTGGTGGGCATTCCCGCGAAAGCGCGCCCCCGCCACCCCGGCGAAGACACGAAGGCGCTCATGGCGCCCGAGTACTCCATTTAATCCCCGCGCCCCCGCCGGCTCCCGCTCCGGCCAGTCTGCGAGCCTGCCACACCGGCGAGACACAT
This window encodes:
- the epsC gene encoding serine O-acetyltransferase EpsC, which gives rise to MSIISRLREDLQAAKLRDPAARNGVEIAILYPGLHAIWAHRVNHWLWRHNVRFLARAGSQFTRFLTGIEIHPGATIGRRFFIDHGAGIVIGETAEVGDDVMLYHGVTLGGRTTSAPGKRHPTIGDGVAIGAGAKVLGPIVIGPHSVIGANAVVTKDAPAASVLVGIPAKARPRHPGEDTKALMAPEYSI
- the cysK gene encoding cysteine synthase A, which encodes MAGIHADITTAFGNTPLVRLNAVTEGVGATVLAKLEYYNPGSSVKDRLGIALVNAAEASGDLKPRGTLVESTSGNTGIALALVGAARGYRVILTMPASMSKERRLLLKAFGAELVLTDPTKGMTGAVEEAKQIVANTPGAIWARQFENEANPAIHRTTTAEEILRDTEGNVDIFVAGIGTGGTITGVGQVLKEKVPGVQVIAVEPKDSPILTEGHPGPHKIQGIGPNFVPEILDRGVIDEVVDVEFDDSLRVAREVAAREGLLVGMSSGAAIWAALEVAKRPENAGKTIVVIVPDTGERYLSTALFEDLRED